The following proteins come from a genomic window of Papilio machaon chromosome 7, ilPapMach1.1, whole genome shotgun sequence:
- the LOC106719460 gene encoding WW domain-containing oxidoreductase isoform X2, protein MEMSTFSCTNKIQWTHPRTGRKKVIPEDLPFGWTKTVDETGETLYVQQETGNKTYVDPRLAFATEEKKHVNDFRQRFDSSTTAFQVLHGIDLSGKFALITGCNAGIGYETAKSLARHGCNILMANRNMEATKKAMSDIVKETNASEDNLKSIHLDLASLESVKKCAMTVKTIFSDYLDILILNAAVFGLPYTETVDKLETTFQVNYLAHLYFTLLLEPLLKKGTRVIFVSSESHRFASLKNVFNQQNVAMTRDSYSSMMAYNNSKLYMVMVAKILSEEWRDKQICVNSLHPGNMVYTNLSKSWWLFRLLFFIVRPFTKSMQQAAATPVYTAVASELENVTGLYFNNCFYCAPSELSRDEDLAWEVFTLSLKIIEERMGSDGIQKYLDKCITRLNGEKQ, encoded by the exons ATGGAAATGTCTACTTT TTCTTGCACAAACAAAATCCAATGGACTCATCCTAGAACTGGTCGAAAGAAAGTTATTCCAGAAGATTTACCATTTGGTTGGACAAAAACTGTCGACGAAACCGGCGAAACTTTATACGTTCAGCAAGAAACCGGTAACAAAACGTATGTAGATCCCAGACTAGCATTCGCCACTGAAGAAAAGAAACACGTAAATGATTTTCGTCAAAGATTTGATTCATCTACTACTGCATTTCAG gTCTTACATGGAATAGACTTATCTGGGAAATTTGCCTTAATCACTGGCTGTAATGCTGGAATAGGATATGAAACTGCCAAATCACTGGCAAGACATGGTTGTAACATTCTAATGGCAAACCGCAACATGGAAGCTACTAAAAAAGCAATGTCTGACATTGTTAAAGAAACCAATGCATCGGAGGATAATCTGAAATCTATTCATTTAGATTTAGCTTCATTGGAGAGTGTAAAGAAATGTGCGATGACTGTGAAGACTATTTTTTCaga ttatctggacatattaatattgaatgcAGCAGTATTTGGATTACCTTACACAGAAACTGTTGATAAACTAGAAACTACATTCcaagttaattatttagctCACTTATACTTTACCCTATTATTGGAACCACTGTTGAAGAAAGGCACTAGAGTTATATTTGTATCTTCAGAATCTCATAG atttgcctcattgaaaaatgtatttaatcagCAGAATGTTGCAATGACCAGAGATTCATATAGTTCTATGATGGCCTATAATAATTCCAAATTATACATGGTGATGGTAGCTAAG atTTTAAGTGAAGAATGGAGGGATAAACAAATATGTGTAAACTCTCTACACCCAGGAAATATGGTCTACACTAATCTTAGTAAATCCTGGTGGTTATTtagacttttatttttcattgttaggCCATTTACAAAGTCAATG caACAAGCAGCAGCAACACCAGTCTACACAGCAGTAGCCAGTGAATTAGAAAATGTAACTggattatatttcaataactgCTTCTATTGTGCTCCGTCTGAACTCTCCCGGGATGAAGACTTAGCATGGGAGGTCTTCACCTTATCCTTAAAAATCATAGAAGAGCGTATGGGATCAGATGGCATTCAAAAATATCTCGATAAATGCATAACAAGACTTAATGGTGAAaagcaataa
- the LOC106719534 gene encoding synaptic vesicle glycoprotein 2A yields MKFGICKGKTNSGRIQEKCIYEADLDQALDVAGIGYYNIKYCLILAFFIVTSTIEPFGYGFVLPAAKCDLQMNEGQRGIIASIPYIGILASSFPWGYLIDTWGRKRALVYSSLFAGIFSIISAFMPNLITFAVCKLLSSLCISCTAAAPYTYIAEILPPKYRDVAATVMNPIQIMGSALVPLLAWGILSLDFKLEFGIYVFRPWRLLCLAYGSFFIIAAILAYDAPESPKFLMSQNRIEESLNILKIIYSKNKKKALNDYPIKTLKREPNRQTDSYGFRSSLKRQSAPLLQPPYIKWIALNSFLLFGVYANLSGLYVWTPDFVNRIILFGGLNGASACDVIVQELPTNSINNVTCDDSINTNTSLISFTACCLCSIVALPVSISVKVISKKTLISFVLLTTGVCCVLINFVKNGVLLVIFMQSLVMTTLAIGPIGAYTTDIFPTHLRGMAMCLVMMVGRTGAIFGSNLVGSLINTGCVANFYIFGGLLLICAFFSFCLPNDKSKEHDKTSIEITKL; encoded by the exons atgaaattcgGAATATGCAAAGGAAAAACGAATTCTGGGAGGATACaggaaaaatgtatttacgaAGCAGACTTAGATCAAGCCCTGGATGTAGCTg GTATTGGTTACTATAATATCAAATACTGCCTGATACTAGCATTTTTCATAGTAACATCGACGATAGAACCATTTGGATATGGCTTTGTTTTGCCTGCAGCTAAGTGTGATCTGCAGATGAACGAAGGGCAGCGGGGGATTATTGCGTCGATACCTTACATag GTATTTTAGCGTCTTCGTTTCCCTGGGGCTATCTTATCGATACGTGGGGAAGGAAAAGAGCTCTAGTTTACAGTTCACTGTTCGCTggtatattttcaataatatctGCATTTATGCCAAACTTAATAACATTTGCTGTTTGTAAACTACTTTCATCATTATG TATATCGTGTACTGCAGCCGCGCCTTACACCTATATTGCCGAGATTTTGCCACCGAAATACAGAGATGTGGCGGCAACTGTTATGAATCCCATACAAATAATGGGTTCCGCTTTAGTGCCTT tattggCGTGGGGAATTCTATCTTTAGACTTCAAATTAGAATTCGGTATTTACGTTTTTCGACCTTGGAGATTGCTATGCCTAGCCTATGGAAGTTTTTTCATCATAGCTGCCATCCTAGCATATGATGCGCCGGAAAGTCCCAAATTCCTCATGTCTCAAAATAGAATCGAAGAAAGTCTtaacatattgaaaataatatattctaaaAACAAGAAGAAAGCACTCAATGATTATCCT ataaaaaccttaaaaagaGAGCCTAACAGACAAACAGATAGCTACGGTTTCCGCTCTTCGTTGAAAAGACAGTCAGCTCCTTTGTTGCAGCCTCCATACATTAAGTGGATAGCTCTAAATAGTTTCTTGCTCTTCGGAGTTTATGCAAA TTTGAGTGGCCTTTACGTTTGGACCCCTGACTTTGTGAATAGAATAATTCTATTTGGTGGTCTGAACGGAGCTTCTGCTTGTGATGTCATAGTCCAGGAACTACCAACG aattcaataaataacgTCACATGTGACGATTCTATTAACACCAACACCTCTCTCATAAGTTTTACAGCGTGTTGTTTGTGCAGTATCGTCGCGTTGCCAGTTAGCATCAGCGTAAAAGTTATTAGCAAAAAGACATTGATATCCTTCGTTCTCCTAACCACCGGTGTTTGCTGCGTTTTAATCAACTTTGTAAAGAATGGTGTCCTCCTAGTGATATTCATGCAGTCATTGGTGATGACCACACTTGCAATAGGACCTATTGGGGCGTACACTACGGACATTTTTCCTACACATCTAAG AGGTATGGCAATGTGTTTGGTAATGATGGTTGGTCGTACAGGAGCAATTTTTGGTTCAAACCTGGTCGGCTCACTTATAAACACCGGTTGTGTGGCTAATTTCTACATTTTCGGCGGTTTGTTATTAA TTTGTGCATTTTTCTCGTTCTGCCTTCCAAATGACAAATCCAAGGAACATGACAAAACAAGCATTGAAATCACGAAATTATAA
- the LOC106719460 gene encoding WW domain-containing oxidoreductase isoform X1: MQNLDSDSEDELPPGWVEKSTDDGNVYFVNSCTNKIQWTHPRTGRKKVIPEDLPFGWTKTVDETGETLYVQQETGNKTYVDPRLAFATEEKKHVNDFRQRFDSSTTAFQVLHGIDLSGKFALITGCNAGIGYETAKSLARHGCNILMANRNMEATKKAMSDIVKETNASEDNLKSIHLDLASLESVKKCAMTVKTIFSDYLDILILNAAVFGLPYTETVDKLETTFQVNYLAHLYFTLLLEPLLKKGTRVIFVSSESHRFASLKNVFNQQNVAMTRDSYSSMMAYNNSKLYMVMVAKILSEEWRDKQICVNSLHPGNMVYTNLSKSWWLFRLLFFIVRPFTKSMQQAAATPVYTAVASELENVTGLYFNNCFYCAPSELSRDEDLAWEVFTLSLKIIEERMGSDGIQKYLDKCITRLNGEKQ, encoded by the exons ATGCAAAACCTAGATTCAGACAGTGAAGATGAACTTCCTCCTGGCTGGGTAGAAAAGTCAACTGACGATGGAAATGTCTACTTTGTTaa TTCTTGCACAAACAAAATCCAATGGACTCATCCTAGAACTGGTCGAAAGAAAGTTATTCCAGAAGATTTACCATTTGGTTGGACAAAAACTGTCGACGAAACCGGCGAAACTTTATACGTTCAGCAAGAAACCGGTAACAAAACGTATGTAGATCCCAGACTAGCATTCGCCACTGAAGAAAAGAAACACGTAAATGATTTTCGTCAAAGATTTGATTCATCTACTACTGCATTTCAG gTCTTACATGGAATAGACTTATCTGGGAAATTTGCCTTAATCACTGGCTGTAATGCTGGAATAGGATATGAAACTGCCAAATCACTGGCAAGACATGGTTGTAACATTCTAATGGCAAACCGCAACATGGAAGCTACTAAAAAAGCAATGTCTGACATTGTTAAAGAAACCAATGCATCGGAGGATAATCTGAAATCTATTCATTTAGATTTAGCTTCATTGGAGAGTGTAAAGAAATGTGCGATGACTGTGAAGACTATTTTTTCaga ttatctggacatattaatattgaatgcAGCAGTATTTGGATTACCTTACACAGAAACTGTTGATAAACTAGAAACTACATTCcaagttaattatttagctCACTTATACTTTACCCTATTATTGGAACCACTGTTGAAGAAAGGCACTAGAGTTATATTTGTATCTTCAGAATCTCATAG atttgcctcattgaaaaatgtatttaatcagCAGAATGTTGCAATGACCAGAGATTCATATAGTTCTATGATGGCCTATAATAATTCCAAATTATACATGGTGATGGTAGCTAAG atTTTAAGTGAAGAATGGAGGGATAAACAAATATGTGTAAACTCTCTACACCCAGGAAATATGGTCTACACTAATCTTAGTAAATCCTGGTGGTTATTtagacttttatttttcattgttaggCCATTTACAAAGTCAATG caACAAGCAGCAGCAACACCAGTCTACACAGCAGTAGCCAGTGAATTAGAAAATGTAACTggattatatttcaataactgCTTCTATTGTGCTCCGTCTGAACTCTCCCGGGATGAAGACTTAGCATGGGAGGTCTTCACCTTATCCTTAAAAATCATAGAAGAGCGTATGGGATCAGATGGCATTCAAAAATATCTCGATAAATGCATAACAAGACTTAATGGTGAAaagcaataa